From the Thermodesulfobacteriota bacterium genome, the window TTCCTCAACCGAATTTATGACTCTCCCCTCGGGATGATCCTCTTTCGAAACCTTGTCATCTTTTACGAACTCCCGGAAGACGAGCCCTCCATCCCTCTCACCATCCCCATGAGCAAGGAAACGCTTGAGCTCCTTCAGAGCGAAGAGGACGGGGCACTGGGGGGCACCCTTCCTGGTGAAAGCGGCCCCTCAAGGAATCCCTTTTTTATTCGACTGGTTTTGATCAAACGCTCCTTCCCGAACAACCGGAAGGCCAATGTCGGACTGATCGCCCATGAGGTGGTCCGGATGTTTTCGAGGGACGATTCCGGCCTTCGGCAGATTCGTAAGACCCTCGGAGACTCTGAAAGGGAGTTGTTCAAGAAGATGGATGACCGGCAGCGGATCCCTTGGCTCATGAAGCGGTGGGGATTTCAGGAAGAGCTGGAGGCGATGAGGCAGGCCCTTTCAGGTCTCCAACCTTGAAACATGGGTCAAAAGCCTCCGGGCCTCGGAATGAGGCCGGCGACGACGAGCAAGTTCAATTCTTCCTCTCCGGTGTTGGTCAATTCGTGATAATGGCCGATGGGGATATGGATGGCGTCGCCCGCCTTTACCTCATTGAGCTCCTCTCCGACCTGCATGAGCCCTCTCCCCTTCTGAATGATATAAATCTCCTCCATGGGATCCACGTGGCCCAGGAGTTTATTGCCAGGGGGCACGGAGGCATGGGCCAAAAACATCATGGTCTTCAGCGTTGGGTGGGTGAGGACCATATGGGCGATGCCTCCTCCGTGGGCGACGTAGCGGGTGGCTTTGACTTCAGGATGGGCAAGATTTCTCAAGATCATACGGTCGACCCCTTCAACCAAGAGGAAGATGAAAAGATTCTCAGGAGACCACCTGCTGATTGACCCTCCGTAATACTTCCTCGGCTTCTCTGACGATTCGTTCGATCAGCTCCTTGCAAGTCGGGACGTCCCTCATCAGCCCGATGGCCTGGCTTACGGGCAACACGCCCGTTTCGAGGTCTCCTTGCTCGATCGCGATTCGAAGCTTTTTCAACCCGATCGCCTGTCGGGCAAGTTCCTGCACCCCTCGTTGTTTCAAGCCCCCGAGAAGGAGTTTATAGAAGGGGACCTTGAGCTTTTTTCTCATCTCGAGGGCGGTCGAAAAGGCTTGGGAAAGAGAGGGTCTTTCCAAGGCCATCTTCATCGCCGCCTCATTTTTTAGCCATCTGCCAGGGAGCCCATCGATCTTTTCCGAGCAGAGGGTGTCCTCCATGCCTGCCTTCAGGCAGAACTCCTTCGCTTTTTCATGCATCGCGCACTCCTTGGTCAACATGAAGCGGGTCCCCATGGAGATCCCGTCCGCTCCAAGAACCAGGGCCGCTGCCAGTCCCCTTCCGTCGCAAAATCCCCCAGCGGCGATGATGGGAAGTTTGGTCTGACGGGCGATGGTATTGATCAAAACCATCGTGCCCACTTCTGCCCCATGGGCGGCCGCCTCGTGGCCCGTGACGATGAGGGCATCCGCCCCATCCGCCTCGGCCTTGCGGGCATGTTTCTCGAGGGCCACCGTGGCCAAGACTTTTCCCCCATATTCATGGGCGGCCTTGATAATCCAATCTCCCTTCCCCAGGGCGAAGTTGATGATGGGCACCCTCTCCTCGAGGGCGACCTCGATATTTTCTCTCGCATTGGGCATGACGAGCGTGGCGTTGACTCCGAAGGGTTTGTCCGTCAAGGATCTTATCTCCTTTATGACTTCCTTCACCTGAGAGGGGGTATAGACGACCGAGTTGAGCATCCCCACCCCACCGGCATTCGATACGGCGGCCACCAATTTGGGTAAGCTCACAAAGGCCATCCCTGCAAGCATGATCGGGTGCTGGATGCCCAAGAGTTCGGTCATTCTCGTTTTCATCGGGAGCCCCCTCGGAGATGGATGATGGAGATGGGAAAAAACGTAAATATTATCCCTGAATTGCAACAATTTTGCAATTATGCTCTAATAGATGGGGAGCGTTTCCATCCGCCGATTCGCCCCCTCCTCGGGGCTTTTGCTGTAAAAATTTCTTGTAGTTTGATGTCGAATGTGCTAACAATCATTCACAATATGAGATAGGTGCCGTTGGGGAGGTGAGCCGATGGGCCTTTACAAAGTGGTCTTTTTAGGTCTGAAGGTGGCTGGACCCGAAGAGGAGGCCCGGTTACTTCAGGGGCTTCAGAAACGGTTTAACCTTACTCCGGAGAAGGCGGAGAACCTGCTTCAGAGGGTTCCCATCGTGGTGAAGAAAGGCATCTCCCGGGAGGAGATGGAAAAGTATGTGAGGGCATTCGAAGAGATCGGGGGGAAGGTGAGGGTAGAAGAGATGCCCTCCGAGGATTTGCCTGGGATTTCCATAGAACCTGAACCCCCTCCGCAACCCAAGCCGGCTGCCAAACCCGAACCGAAGCCCTACACGGGGCCGATGGTCACTTGCCCCCAATGTGGGCACCAGCAACCCGACACCGGCGAGTGCTTTAAATGCGGATTGGTCATCTCCAAGTACATGGAATTTCAGGAAATGGCCCGATCCATCGAGGGTCAGGTCCGAGAGATATCGACCGAAGAGAAGGTCTCCCCTTGGGAGAGCGGAGAGGGCTTCCTCTGGGCTTATTTAAGGACCACGAGGGAGGCCCTTTTCTCCCCCACAGCCTTTTTCAAAAAGGTGTCGTCCGGAGAAGGCTATTGGTCTCCCCTCATTTACGGGATCATCTGCGGGGTGATCGGAGTTGGGCTCTCGATGGTCATCCAGTGGTTCTTCTTTTCCGCCCTCATCCCGCCCCAACTCCAGGCCTTTATTCCCTTTAACCTCCTCTTGGGTCTCTCCCTGATAGGGATTCCGCTTATGGTGGGATCCTCCATTTTCATCGGGAGCGCCATCACCCACCTCTGCCTCATCATCGTGGGCGGAAATAGAAAGGGATTCCAAACCACCTTTCGGGTCATCTCCTATTCTTACTGCGGACAACTCTTCAACGTCGTGCCTTTTATCGGAAATTTGATTGCCTCTGTCTATATGATCGTACTCATCATCATCGGCGTGAGGGAAGGTCACCGGATTACCACCGGCAAAGCGGCATTTGCGGTTCTCCTTCCACTCATCGTCATCTTTGGATTGGGAATCCTCGCCGCCGTCATGATCCCGATATTCTTGGGCGGGTTGGGGTTATTCAGAGGTGTGGGCGTTTAAACTGAACCCACCGCATTCGGTTCCTCAGAAAGGGGCTTGGTCGCCCCTTTCTGCTTTTTGATGCAAGGAGGCGAGGGGGCCCTGATGGCAAGAAGAAAGACCACATCAAGAGATCCGGAGTTGACGACAGAGATCCTGGGGTTGCTCGAAGAGGAGAACCGTCCCCTTCTTTTGAGGGAGATCCTCCAGGGCCTCGGCCTGTCGAAAGAGGAGAGGCGGTTCCTGAGAGAACGTCTGAGGGACCTGGCGGAAAAGGGGAAGGTGATCAGGATTCGGGGAAACCGCTACGGCCTTCCCACGAGGATGGATTTGGTGGTGGGTAGGCTCAAATGCCATCCCGATGGGTATGGGTTCGTCATCCCCGAGGACGGGGGGGGCGAGGACATCTTTATCAAACCGAGAAATTTGAAGGAGGCCATGCATGGCGATCGGGTCGTCGTCAGGGTCGAATCGGTCAGGAGAAAAGGGAAAGAGGGAAAGATCATCCGGATCCTCGAGCGGGGATGGAAGAAGGTGGTCGGGAAATTTATGAAGGCAACCCATTACGCCTACCTCGTTCCGGAGGACGAAAGGCTTCTTCAGGAGGTGATCATTCCAGAAGGACAGACGAAACGGGCCAAGCCCAACCAGATCGTCGTGGCCGAGATTACCCGCTATCCCTCCGAGAGGGGAAGGCCCGAGGGAAGGGTGACCCATATCCTCGGTTACCCGGATGATCCCGAGATCATCCCCCAGATCATCATCCATAAATATGACCTTCCTTACCGATTTCCCTCCTCGGCCCTCAAAGAAGCAAGGGCATTGCCTCCCTCCCCGGCCGAGGAGGATGAATCGGGCCGGACCGATCTCAGGGGGATCCCCACCTTTACCATTGACGGGGAGAATGCGAGGGATTTCGACGATGCCGTCTCCATCGCCAAAGAGGGGACAGGCGGGGTGATCCTCTATGTTTCGATCTCCGACGTGAGCCACTACGTGGAGGAGGGGAGCGCTCTGGATGAAGAGGCCTACCTCAGGGGGACGAGCGTCTACTTCCCCGATCGGGCGATCCCGATGTTTCCGCCCGAACTCTCAAACGAGATCTGCTGTCTCCACCCCCGGGTCGACCGGTTGACCATGACCGTCGAATTGAGGTTCGATGACAGGTTGGAGCCGAAGGGGTTTCGCATCTATCCGAGCCTCATCCGGAGCGACGAGAGGCTGACCTACACCCTCGTCAAGAAGATTCTCCTTGGCCGAGACGAAGGGTCGGTCGAAAAATTCAGGCCTCTGGTTCCCTCTTTAGAACTAATGGCCTCTCTCGCTCAAAGTCTCCGAAGGAGAAGGATGGAGAGGGGGACGCTCGATTTCGACCTGCCGGAGCCGGAAGTCATCCTCAACCTTCAGGGGGAGGCCGAGGAGATCGTCCGTTCGGAGCGGAACCTGGCCCATCAGATCATCGAAGAGTTCATGATCGCGGCCAACGAGGCCGTGGCCCGCTTCTTGGAGGAGAAGGGCGTCCCCTGCCTTTACCGGATCCACGAGCCACCCTCCGAAGAGGCGATGGAGGAGTTCCGAACCTTTGTCTCCCATCTGGGGTATGGCCTGAGATGGGGAGAGGACATCTCTCCAAAGGACCTGCAAAGAGTCCTCGAAGAGGCCAGGGGCCGGCCCGAGGAGGGGGTGATCAATCACGTCCTCCTCCGGTCGATGAAATGGGCAAAATATTCTGCCAAAAATCTCCGACATTTTGGCTTGGCCTCCGAGGCCTATACCCACTTTACCTCTCCCATCCGAAGATATCCAGATCTGATCGTCCACCGCCTCTTAAAGAAGGTCCTATCTGGAGGCCGAATCGAGACCACGGAGGAGGAGCTGGCCAAGAAGGCCGATCACCTTTCCCACCGAGAGAGGGTCGCCATGGAGGCCGAAAGGGAGATCCTCGATCGGTATCGGGTCCGCTTCATGAAGGACAAGATCGGCGCGGAATTTGACGGGGTGATCAGCAGCGTGACCGCCTTTGGCTTCTTCGTCGAGCTCAGAGATATTTTTGTGGAGGGGTTGGTCCGGTTGACCAGCCTCCACGACGATTACTATCATTTTCTGGAGGACCAATATTGCCTCATGGGCGAGAGGACCCGTAAACGGTTCAGGGTCGGAGACCCGGTCAGGGTGAGGGTGGAGCGGGTCGATATCGAACGGAGGCATATCGATTTCGGGTTGATTCGGAAGACGAAAGCGGAATAGCCAAGGGAAATGAATTGACAGGGACTGTCAGGATGATAGAATAGGGATTCGGAGCTAAAAAGCGATGAAGGATTTTAAAAGAGAGATCCAACGGATTGCCTCCCGGTATGGTCTCCAGATGATCTATGTTTTCGGGAGCAGGGCCAAAGAGGTTCTGGCCCTCGTCGAGGGAAGGATCGAACGGCTCTCTGCCGGCCCCTCCGATTTGGATATTGGGGTGAAACCCAACAAACCCCTTACCGTGGAAGAGAAGGTTAGAATCGGCCTCTTCTTCGAAGACCTTTTCGAAGTGAACAGGGTCGATTTGATCGTCATTCCAGAAGCCCCCGTTTTCTTGGCCCTCGAAATCGTGACGGGGGAGATTCTTTATGTCCACGATTCCAGCTATGAAGCGGAGTATCAACTCTATATCATGAGGCAGGCAGCCGATCTTTTGCCCTATGAACGGATGAAACAGAGAATGGTCATGGGCGATTGAAGATGAGTCCGGGAGAGATCGATCCAAAAGTGATTTCCCAGCGGGCCTTATGGATCCTCCAGATGGCGGAGGCCATCCAGGACCTCCATCCGGAAGACAAAACCCTTTTTTTAGCCGACAGGCACAAAGTGGCAGCCGCAGAATCGTATTTAAGGCGGGCCTTGGAGGCCCTTTTTGATATGGGAAGACATATCCTTGCAAAAAAGTTCGCCTACCCGGCTACGGAATATAAAGAGATCGCAAAGGGCCTCTCTGAAAAGAAGGTTCTGGGATTAGAAGAGGCCACGTTGATGCGAGACATGGCAGGGTATCGAAACCGGATGGTCCACTTTTACCGTGAAATCACCCCCGAAGAACTTCATGAGATATGTCTATATCATCTCGGTGAAATTAAACTCCTCTCCGATAAAATCGTCCAGTGGGTCAAGGATCATCAGGACAGACTCGGAAATCCTTAAAGCCCCCGCCACTCCCAGAGGGCCACAGCCCCACTTTCCAGAGTTTTTCAGCAACCCGACCTTTCAAATTCGCAGGCGTTTGACGGTATCCGTCTTGGGATTCATGCGTCCCAAACCGGATTCATGGGCCAGCTGAATGTAAAGAACCTGGTGAGGTTTTACGTTCAGCAGATCGCAGCAGAGGGCATCCAGCGCGACCATGTCCTTGCCGGCGTATACCCTGTTCGGATGGATCACTCTTCCAGGGCCAAAGGGCCCCCGCTCCGTCAGGATGGTGGTGGCATCGACCAGGCAGAGAGCGGGAGAAAAGATTGATGCAAGGTCCACAATGGCCTGGTGCAAGTAGGTATCTCCTTTATGGAAGCCCCAGTTGTCATCATTCGTTCCCATCAGATTCTTGATACATCCCGTGACCCGGGTGTAGCTATGCTGTTTGAAGATGGGCATGTTGATGAGACGGTCAGCCTCCAGGGCGTCCCGGATCACGGTCACTTCTTTTCTGGCCCGGGGTTTGGGAACGCGGATGGTTACCCAGTCACGCTTCGAATCCGGATATTTCATCCGTCCTCCCGAAGCCTCGACACTCTCGATAATCCCGGTCCCAAGCCATCGATCTTTACCGTGACAGGAAGCTACGCTTACCGAAGAGGCCCCTGCCGATAGACAAAGCCTAACGGTCTCAGCGACGATATCCGGGTTGGTCGTGACTCCCCGACCGATCCCCTGAGGGTTAGGAAGGAGAACAACCCTGTCACCCCTGCGAATAAACCGCTCAATTCCCCCTAGAAGGCGGATGGCCTCCCGGACCTGGCTGGCGGGATTTGTTCCTTCGACCACGGCGATTCCGGTTTCCTGCTCGGCTGCCTTCCCTCCAACTGGAAGAAGGGCACCCCCGCCCATAACGCCAGCCAACAGGGTCATCTTCTTCAGGAATTCTCTCCGTTTCATCATGTTCTCCGATTATCGACATCACTTAGACACATGGGTTTCCCAAAACCGAATAGCGTAGTCTATCCACCCTTCAGCGTCCGTACCAACACCGAGCCCAAAGCCATGACCGGCATTCTTATATTTACGATACTCGACTTTGATCCCGGCGTTTCTCATGTTCTCAACACGCCTATCTACCACTGATACATCAACAATTCTATCATCCTCGCTTACCATAATAAAGGCTGGGGGAAAGTTTTTAGAAAAACTTGTATCCCCGGTATAAGCAATGATCACAATACGCGGTTTAGGAATCTCATGACCTACAAAATCGGCAGTTCCTTTTGAGGCGATGTTTCCAACCATCCTTGCGCCAGCTGAACTACCCCATAAAGAATAATTTTTAACACCGACCTCAAACATTTCCGCTTTCTTGAAAATATAAGAGATAGCTGCTGCCAGGTCTTCCTTGGCCCTTAACCCATCCCCCACACGATATCTCAATACAAAGGCATTATACCCCCTTTTACTCAGCTCAAAAGCGTGTGGAAAGCCTTCATGGAGGGAGCCGACATAGGAGAAGCCTCCTCCCGGGCACACAATGGCAAACGGAGCTCCCGGTTTACCCCTGAAGAAGAAGAGGCCAGTATCTTTTTTTGATGAATCCATCTGTTTTTGCTGGTCTGTGAAGAAGTCATAGAAAATGGTTTTACCTTCTCTGACTTCGTTAATCATGAGATTAAGCGCTTTCACCACTCTCTCAGGAAGCACATGGCTGTGATACGGCATGAGAGAACCAATTTTGCTCAGTGGCATATCAAGATGTTGAATGTCTTCAACTCTCAGAAGAATAAGATGGCTAAAGCCCTTAAATGCTGGATGCTCTATAATGCGGCGGACGGGATCATCGGTTTTTATATGGGGAAAGATTCTATGGACTTGTCTATTTTGAACTAAGTGTTCGCCTTTATTACCCTGAGACATGACGGGATCACTCTTCATCCAGATTGCAAGAAAGATCACCAAAAATAAAAATTGCCTGCTCATTCCTGACTCACGTTTTTTATTTGACAAGCTCGATCGTGACTTTTAAAGAGCCGGGCACGTTTAACGCTTCTATGCCGCTGTTGATTTTCCCCAGGATGATCAGCCCGCTCGAATATCCAAAATCCTTATAAAATATCGCCAGATTTCCCCAGGGTGCATAATAGGCAATATCTCCAACAGAAGGATCACTTCCCGAAGGCGCGCCTTCTGTGGATAATCTTTTTGGCAGACCGCTGACTTTTTCTGTCCGCGCATAATCCTCTAATGTTAAGGTGAGTGGCAGTAAAGAGATAAAATCACGGGTTGTTTGGCTGTCGATCAAAGTAGCTGAAAGCACCTTGTCCCCGATCTTTAGCCTGACCTTCTTGGTGCCACTGTCGGCGTCGCAAGGATCATGGTAGAGGACCATCGCCAATGCAAGGCAAACAAACATGAAACTTCTCATCGAGGCTTTTCCTCCATTCAATCATAGACTATCTAAAGCGCTCCGTCCAACCTGAAGAGATTATTATTTTAGGTGTTCTTTAAAAAAGTTTTCCAATTTGTCAAATGGAATAACATTCACCTTGTCATACAAGTCAACGTGACCGGCATTGGGTATAATCATTAACTCTTTCGGTTCGGCAGCCATTTTGTAAACATCTTCGCTGAAGTAACGGGAGTGCGCCTTTTCCCCGGCTATCAATAGAATTGGCCGAGGTGAAATTTCTTTGATGTATGTTAGGATGGGCATGTTCATAAATGGTAAGGGATTGGTAGCTGTCCAGGCACCATTTGAGTTTGGCGATCTGGGATGAAAACCGCGTGGGGTCCGGTAATAATCGAAATAATCTTTTACAAATTGAGGTTCATTACCTTTCAACTTTTCAGGTAAAATGCGGGGGCCTAAAGCAGGAGAACCCGATTCAGCATCCTTCCAACGTTGTTGACTCAGTTGCTCCAATATTTTCGTCCGTTCCTCTAAAGTCAATTTATCATTATAGCCTTTTGCCATCACCCGCGACATATCATACATACTCGTCGTGGCAACAGCTTTGATGCGTTTATCCACCGCCGCCGCATTCAAAGCAAAACCTCCAAAACCGCAAATGCCAATAGCTCCTATTCGTTTCCTGTCAACGAATGATTGTATTCCAAGGTAATCTACGGCTGCACTAAAATCTTCCGTATAAATGTCAGGGGAAGAAACATGGCGTGGCTCGCCACCACTTTCAGCCGTAAAAGATGGGTCGAAGGCGAGTGCAGCAAAACCGCGGTCTGCCATTTTATTGGCATATAATCCTGATGATTGCTCCTTTACAGCACCGTAGGGACCACTGATGACAAGTGCCGCTAATGGTTCTTTCCCACGATTTTTAGGTAGGTATAAATCGCCCGTTAGCTTAATTCCATAGCGGTTTTTGAAGCTCACCTTTTGACGTGTAACCTTATCACTTAATTGAAAGGTATATTGTTCTGCTTTTTCGGTCTTACTCGCTTTTGCTGAATTTTGATTCCAAGCTTGTCCCAATAACAAAATTGAAACCACAGCTAAAATTGATAATGCTCTCATGTTTTCCTCCTTTTTAGATTAGTGGTCCTTTACATGTAGTATCCCGGTTTTTTGTATAGCCTGTCCCACTTGTCGAGTATATCCGGTTTATAGACCTTTTCCTTCCAATCCTCCTGTTTGAACTCTTCAATGGCTACTGAAACCGAACCTTCGGAGCCTCCTATGATGTTGACCATGTCTTTAACAATTGCTTCGGCAAGTCGAACCTTCTGCTGTTCAGTTCTACCGGGAAAGAGTTTTACGATGACATGAGGATTTTTATATTCCTTTATCTTCTTAAATTCTTCTTCTGCCAGAGTTGTGAGGCTGTTCACCTCCGCCTTTCCCATCCCTTTAAAAATGGGAAGTGCGATAGCTCCAAGCGCTATAAAATATTTTTTTAGAAAGTATCGTCGGCAAATCTCCATTTCCATGTTTCTCTCCTTCTATCATGATCTATTTCAGAAATGTTAGAGAATATCCTTTTCGTTTCTGGTTCGAATCTATTGTTGATTGCATTATACTACTCAAAGAACGAAAGGAGGTAGACCAATTCTTTTTATTTCTTGCCTAATCCTCCAAATTTTTAATAAATTGGTTGAACAGCCGATTATTGTCTGATATGATTAATTGGGAAATAGATTGGGGGATCTTAGCCCTTACCCAAGAAGTATTTTAAATATCGACAGCCCCCTGCGGGCGTGGGTTTATTCAGTAGGAGAAAACAATGCGTAAGCAGAATTCTAAACAGATGTTTGAGAATAGCAAAACGGAAGCTGTCCGAGAAGCATTAGCAAAGAGCATTGCCAGATGGACCGCCAATGCCGAACACATCGAAACAGCGATTCCGGGTTTGGCACTTTGGCAACGGAAAGAACCGACTCAGCCGATGAGCGGTATGTATGAGCCGAGTATTTGCTTAGCCGTTCAAGGGGCAAAACGCGTTGTGCTCGGAGACGACGTGTATGTGTACGATGCTCAACACTTTCTCATAACATCCGTGGATCTTCCCACGGTTTGGCAGATTGTTGAAGCGAGCGAGGAAAAGCCATGTTTAGGGCTCGTATTGAAACTTGATCAAAGGGAGATTGCTCAGTTGTTGGCAGACAGTCACCTTCCCCCGCCACGGGTACGGGAATCAAGACGTGGAATGGCGATTGGAGAGGTCACTTTGCCGCTTCTCACCGCCTTTGAACGGTTGATTGGTTTGCTCGATGAGGCAGAAGATATTCCGATTCTTGCGCCGATCATCCAGCGGGAAATCCATTACCGTTTGCTTGTGGGCGACCAAGGTGAGCGTCTGCGCCAGATCGTGACGGTGAAAAACCCAAGCCACCAAATTGCCAAGGCCATCGAGTGGTTGAAGAGTCATTATGATCAACCTCTTCGCATTGAAGATCTTGCTGCTCGTGTCCATATGAGCGCTTCGGCTTTCTATCACCATTTTCGGCGGTTAACAGCCATGAGCCCGTTGCAGTACCAGAAATGGCTACGATTAAACGAAGCGAGACGGTTGATGTTAACCGAAGGCTTCAATGCAGCGACAGCAGCCTTTCGGGTTGGTTACGGGAGCCCATCTCAATTCAGTCGTGAATATCGCCGTTTTTTTAACAAGCCACCGGCAAAGGACATCATGTCCTTACGGCGAATGCCTGGCAGTGCGAGAGGTTACCACTCCAATCAATTTGCTTGAAAAGTTTCCATGGGATACTAAAGGGTTGTTGAAGGAGTTGGTAAGAGAGAGGGGAACTCAATCCTTATCTTCGGGCCGAAACTGAATGCCATGCTGTTGGGAGAGGTAATTCTTCATCTGCTCTAAAAACTTTTCAGCCTCTTTTATATCATTTTCAGCATCCCCGAAATCAAACGAGGTAAATATGTCATAATCCCCATTTTCCCTTTCGTCTTTTAGCTTGTTCAGCCAACGACCATATTCTTTGTCTATCTTTCCAGTCTTTACCAAATGGAGGCCAAACATGGTTTTTAAGGCGCTGTGGCTTTCGACCGTTATTCCTTCAGAAAAAAGAACAGCACTGGCTGCATGGAACATGGAGTAATAAGCCCTCGAGATGGCATCATCGATAAGCCCCTCTTTGAGAAGGACTTTTGCAGCCCTCAGCTTTTCATTGCTCTTTTCAATCTGAATGACAATCAAGTCTTTTGTTTTTGGGTCCACAATTCTTTTCCTGTTTTTAGAATGGACGCAAGAAATGGTGTCGGATAGGAAGCCATTCTGAGGAATTGTTCCTCTTTATAAATCTTGAGAGAGATGTCAACGCCATATCGAATCAGAAAGTCCGTGACGATCTCGTAGATTCCATCGATAATCTTTCTATCCTTTTCCTTCAGGACAATGACGAAGTCGTAATCTGATCCCGGTTTTGGAACCCCCCTAGCCCTTGAACCGAAAAAAGTGACCGACACAATATGGTCAGAGAATAATGAGGAAATTTTTTTTACAAACTTTTCTTCGATAGAACTTTTATTTTGAGCCATCTTCAAACGACCTCTCATCAACAATGCGATTTTTTAGTATGAATACATAAAAAAAAGACTTAATGCAATAGATTTTCGCAAATCCTGCGGGCGATCTTTGGCATGGGGAGAAGCTTTAATTTTTTGATGGCGACCCATTCTCCTTTTGCTATGGGGTTAAGAGTTTGGCACCGAAATACATGGAGGGTGAGTTTGAAGTGGGAGTAAGTTTGTTGGAAGGTGCCAAGGAAGACCTTACATTTCACCTTTAGCCCCAATTCCTTCTTAACTTTTTCTCGTAAGTATACGGTTAAGTCTCTTTGCCCATCTAATCTCCAGTTTGGAAATTCCCACAGCCCTCCCAAAAACCCTTTCGAGGGCCTCTGCTTTAGGAGAAGTTTATCATCTTTTTGAATCACAGCGGCAACCGCTTCGATGTGAGGGATCTTTTTTTTAACTGGCCTGGTTGGAAATCGTTCTGGTTCTCCCAGACGGTATCCCTTGCAGAGAAAGTTGATAGGGCACTGAAGGCAGAAAGGGTTTTTTGGGATGCACGTGGTGGCGCCAAGGTCCATGAGCGCCTGATTAAACGAGGCGGCATGGCCCTTTGGAATCAAGGAGGCTGAGTATTTCCATAAGATTTTCTCCGTCTTGTGGGTAGCTCCTGATAGGGCAAAGAATCTCGAAAGAACCCTCTTCACATTTCCATCGAGAATGGGTACCTCCTGGTTGAAGGCAATGGAGAGAACGGCGCCCGCCGTGGATTTACCCACCCCGGGGAGGCTGAGGAGGTCTCTGATGTTGTCAGGAATTTTCCCGTTAAAACGGCTCACGATTACCTGTGAGGCTCGGTGCAAATTTCTCGCTCTCGAGTAGTAGCCAAGCCCTTCCCAGACTTTCAGGACCTTCGATAAATCGGCCCTCGCAAGGGATCGCACCGTTGGAAAGGTCTTTAGAAATTTCCGGTAGTAGGGAATGACGGTTGCCACCTGGGTCTGTTGAAGCATGATCTCCGATACCCAGATGGCGTAGGGATCTTTCGTTTTTCGCCAGGGGAGTTCTCTCTGGTTTTTTTCAAACCATTGAAGGAGTCCGGATTGGATCTTCTTTTTTAAACCAGGCTGCAACACATTTCGATAAATTTTATCTCGAGGCCCAGTTCCTGGGCATATTCGATCGTCCCCTGGAGGGGGTAGGCGATGGTGTTTACGCCGGAGTCGATGGCGCCTTTTTCCATTTCGCCCTTTGAGGAGTGGGCGGGCCGGATGCACCCCATCCGGAGGGGGGTGGTTGGGTTCAGTATTCGGGCGATGGATGAAATCCTGGACGTTTCCTCCGGCGTCGGGACTCTAAAGGCATTTCTCCCTGCCAACGGTTTAAGAACGACCAGCACGATGGTCTCCACACCGACCCGGCTCACGATTTCGAGGGCCTTCCACTCCCCTCGGATCTCTCCGAAGTGATGGCCGATGATGATGTGGGGAGCGAGCCTGTGGCCCATCTCTTTAAGCATCCAGAGCGTTTCTTCATAATCCCTTACCCTCTTGT encodes:
- the mutY gene encoding A/G-specific adenine glycosylase produces the protein MLQPGLKKKIQSGLLQWFEKNQRELPWRKTKDPYAIWVSEIMLQQTQVATVIPYYRKFLKTFPTVRSLARADLSKVLKVWEGLGYYSRARNLHRASQVIVSRFNGKIPDNIRDLLSLPGVGKSTAGAVLSIAFNQEVPILDGNVKRVLSRFFALSGATHKTEKILWKYSASLIPKGHAASFNQALMDLGATTCIPKNPFCLQCPINFLCKGYRLGEPERFPTRPVKKKIPHIEAVAAVIQKDDKLLLKQRPSKGFLGGLWEFPNWRLDGQRDLTVYLREKVKKELGLKVKCKVFLGTFQQTYSHFKLTLHVFRCQTLNPIAKGEWVAIKKLKLLPMPKIARRICENLLH
- a CDS encoding radical SAM protein, encoding MEELQSKGALGILVSGGANRKGEVPLEEFIPSLKEIKKKHPSFKILVHTGLLNRGVAEGLKEAGVDQILIDVIGDDETIREVYHLDKRVRDYEETLWMLKEMGHRLAPHIIIGHHFGEIRGEWKALEIVSRVGVETIVLVVLKPLAGRNAFRVPTPEETSRISSIARILNPTTPLRMGCIRPAHSSKGEMEKGAIDSGVNTIAYPLQGTIEYAQELGLEIKFIEMCCSLV